One genomic region from Bartonella australis AUST/NH1 encodes:
- a CDS encoding cysteine desulfurase — protein MFKSNVRALDYDVEVVRRDFPILQTSIYGKRLAYLDSGASAQKPQSVLDAMDNLYRCRYANVHRGMYFLSNAITQSYENSRETVRAFLNAQTVEEVVFTKSATEAINTVAYGWGMPQLNEGDEIVLTIMEHHSNIVPWHFIREQKGIKLIFVPVDEDGILHIEDFEKALSDKTRFVAITHMSNILGTVPPVKEMIKLAHQNSVPVLIDGSQGAVHLTVDVQDLDCDWYVFTGHKLYGPTGIGVLYGKKKLLEEMRPFQGGGEMIQEVGIDKVVYNAPPHRFEAGTPPIAEAIGLAAAIDYIQGRGRNAIHAHEMALSAYAHEKLGAIESLRIYGRSPNKGAIISFDIEGIHAHDISMFIDRQGVAVRAGTHCAQPLLQHFGLTSTCRASLAMYSNHEDVDQLVEALEKARTFFNG, from the coding sequence ATGTTTAAAAGCAATGTACGAGCATTAGATTATGACGTGGAAGTGGTTCGGCGTGATTTTCCTATTTTGCAAACAAGTATTTATGGTAAGCGGTTAGCTTATCTTGATAGCGGTGCATCCGCTCAAAAGCCACAGTCAGTCCTTGATGCAATGGATAATCTTTATCGATGTCGTTATGCCAACGTGCACAGAGGAATGTATTTTTTATCAAATGCAATAACACAGTCTTATGAAAATTCTCGAGAGACAGTTCGCGCTTTTTTAAATGCTCAAACAGTTGAAGAAGTCGTTTTTACGAAAAGTGCGACGGAAGCTATCAACACTGTCGCTTATGGTTGGGGTATGCCTCAATTAAATGAAGGTGATGAAATTGTTCTTACAATTATGGAACATCATTCAAATATTGTTCCTTGGCATTTTATCCGCGAACAAAAAGGTATTAAGCTCATTTTTGTTCCGGTTGATGAGGATGGTATTCTGCATATCGAAGATTTCGAAAAAGCTTTAAGTGATAAAACGCGGTTTGTGGCTATCACTCATATGTCTAATATATTAGGGACCGTACCGCCTGTTAAAGAGATGATTAAGCTAGCGCATCAGAATTCTGTTCCCGTTCTTATTGATGGTTCTCAAGGAGCTGTACATTTAACAGTTGATGTCCAGGACTTGGATTGTGATTGGTATGTTTTTACTGGCCATAAACTTTATGGTCCAACAGGCATTGGTGTCCTTTATGGTAAAAAAAAATTACTAGAGGAGATGCGTCCTTTTCAAGGAGGAGGGGAGATGATTCAGGAGGTAGGCATTGATAAAGTTGTATATAACGCCCCCCCGCATCGTTTTGAAGCCGGTACTCCTCCTATAGCTGAAGCTATTGGATTAGCTGCTGCTATTGATTATATACAAGGGCGGGGGAGGAATGCTATCCATGCGCATGAAATGGCGCTTTCAGCCTACGCGCATGAGAAGCTTGGGGCGATCGAGTCGTTGCGTATTTACGGTCGTTCACCAAATAAGGGCGCTATTATATCTTTTGATATCGAAGGTATTCATGCTCATGATATTTCTATGTTTATCGATCGACAAGGCGTCGCTGTACGCGCAGGGACGCATTGTGCGCAGCCTTTGTTGCAACATTTCGGTTTAACATCTACTTGTCGTGCATCATTAGCTATGTATAGTAATCACGAAGACGTCGACCAACTAGTGGAAGCATTAGAAAAAGCAAGGACATTTTTTAATGGCTAA
- the sufD gene encoding Fe-S cluster assembly protein SufD: MSMSSQRGLIAVEADIINNFNQRIDSLPGNETVRAIRKGAIELFKKNKLPSRKIENWHYTNLRALLKSVSDFSEINNGYLVHSLFPESAVFSIENGKTVQQSELKNVVVERFANALTKDCAKIDPVTKGEDFIGQLNTAFVTDGWLLQIPEDTKLSAPIELQNIQIGGQSHIFSDIKVGERSHAIIIERQIGDTQDTFVSSISSLHAEAHSNITWILIRDRGVNSTQFSRFHAILGKNAKLSLYVINIGSQLNRQEIDIKLQGEEADFQLRAINLLSDKTHSDLTMSVRHLEEKTASKEIVRNVLTNKAHGIFQGVIHVAQKAQKTDARMACNSLILSNEAEFDTKPELEIFADDVTCGHGATVAEINHDHLFYLMARGISLKAARGLLIKGFIAELIDDITQDNIRTVLGDVISEWLDKNV; the protein is encoded by the coding sequence ATGAGTATGAGCTCGCAGCGAGGGCTAATAGCCGTTGAAGCAGATATTATAAATAATTTTAATCAACGTATTGATAGCTTACCTGGCAATGAAACAGTACGGGCAATACGGAAAGGGGCTATTGAATTATTCAAAAAAAATAAGCTTCCTTCACGAAAAATCGAAAATTGGCATTACACTAATTTGCGTGCTTTATTAAAATCTGTTAGCGATTTTTCAGAAATAAATAATGGATACTTGGTTCATTCATTATTTCCAGAAAGCGCTGTCTTTTCCATAGAAAACGGTAAAACAGTCCAGCAATCGGAACTGAAAAACGTTGTAGTGGAACGTTTTGCAAATGCATTGACAAAAGATTGTGCAAAGATCGACCCGGTTACTAAAGGTGAAGATTTTATTGGGCAATTAAATACAGCTTTTGTTACAGATGGTTGGCTTCTTCAGATTCCTGAAGATACAAAATTGTCCGCTCCTATCGAGTTACAAAATATTCAAATAGGTGGACAGTCCCATATTTTTTCAGATATCAAAGTTGGCGAAAGAAGCCACGCGATAATTATTGAACGCCAGATCGGCGACACTCAAGATACTTTTGTCAGCTCGATATCTTCTTTACATGCCGAAGCTCATAGCAATATTACGTGGATTCTTATCCGAGACCGAGGAGTTAATTCTACGCAATTTTCTCGATTTCATGCGATTCTTGGCAAAAATGCTAAACTGTCTCTTTATGTTATTAACATAGGGAGCCAGCTTAATCGCCAGGAAATTGATATAAAACTACAAGGAGAAGAAGCAGATTTTCAACTACGGGCAATCAATTTATTATCTGATAAAACGCATAGTGATCTTACAATGTCTGTCCGCCATCTTGAAGAAAAAACAGCTTCAAAAGAAATTGTACGCAACGTTCTCACGAATAAAGCACATGGTATTTTCCAAGGAGTGATACATGTTGCGCAAAAAGCCCAAAAAACAGACGCACGTATGGCCTGTAACAGCCTTATCCTTTCAAATGAAGCAGAATTTGACACAAAACCTGAATTGGAAATTTTTGCTGATGATGTTACATGCGGTCACGGCGCGACAGTTGCTGAAATTAATCATGACCACCTTTTTTATCTGATGGCGCGCGGTATCTCTTTAAAGGCTGCTCGTGGGCTTTTGATTAAAGGATTTATTGCGGAGCTAATTGATGACATTACACAAGATAATATTCGTACTGTTTTGGGCGATGTCATTAGTGAATGGTTAGATAAAAATGTTTAA
- the sufC gene encoding Fe-S cluster assembly ATPase SufC, protein MLEIKNLHARVAETNSEIIRGLNLTVQDGEVAAIMGQNGAGKSTLSYLLAGHADYEVTEGDILYNGQSILEMDPAERAAYGIFLAFQYPMEIPGVATMEFLKVAMNSQRKARGDEELKIPEFIKRVKKIASELQIDMAMLRRPLNVGFSGGEKKRAEILQMALFEPKICVLDETDSGLDIDALKIVADGVNKFRNSERSFLVITHYQRLLDYIIPDTVHVLYKGRIIKSGDKSLALYLEKNGYADIIGEAA, encoded by the coding sequence ATGTTAGAGATCAAAAATTTGCACGCCCGTGTCGCTGAAACTAATTCAGAAATTATTCGGGGTCTAAATTTAACTGTGCAGGATGGTGAAGTCGCAGCCATTATGGGGCAAAATGGAGCGGGGAAGTCTACTTTGTCTTATTTGCTCGCTGGTCATGCTGATTACGAAGTGACGGAAGGTGATATTCTGTATAACGGACAGTCTATTTTAGAAATGGATCCAGCGGAACGTGCAGCGTATGGTATTTTTTTGGCATTTCAATATCCTATGGAAATACCCGGTGTCGCAACAATGGAATTTTTGAAAGTTGCTATGAACTCTCAACGTAAGGCCCGTGGTGATGAAGAGCTAAAAATTCCTGAATTTATTAAACGTGTTAAAAAAATTGCTTCTGAGCTTCAAATAGATATGGCTATGCTTAGGCGTCCGTTAAATGTAGGTTTTTCAGGTGGAGAAAAAAAACGAGCTGAGATTCTTCAAATGGCTTTATTTGAGCCTAAGATTTGTGTTTTGGACGAAACTGATTCGGGTTTAGATATCGATGCATTAAAAATCGTCGCAGATGGTGTTAACAAGTTCCGTAATTCAGAGCGTTCATTTTTGGTTATTACTCATTATCAACGTCTACTCGATTATATCATTCCTGATACAGTGCATGTTCTTTATAAAGGCCGCATTATTAAAAGCGGAGATAAATCTTTGGCGCTTTATTTGGAAAAAAATGGGTATGCCGATATTATCGGTGAAGCAGCTTGA
- the sufB gene encoding Fe-S cluster assembly protein SufB yields MLAAVQETIRQVREIDVDQYKYGFETDIETDKAPKGLNEDIIQFISAKKSEPEWMLTWRLQAFRRWSAMEEPHWARVKYPKINFQELYYYAAPKNHTGPKSLNEVDPELLATYEKLGIPLKEQEILAGVRKQGDPSTLDDNVYASGRVAVDAVFDSVSVVTTFKEELARAGVIFCSISEAIIKYPTLIKEYLGAVVPAGDNYYAALNAAVFTDGSFVYVPKGVRCPMELSTYFRINERNTGQFERTLIIADESSYISYLEGCTAPQRDENQLHAAVVELIALKNAEIKYSTVQNWYPGDKEGKGGIYNFVTKRGDCRGDNAKISWTQIETGSAITWKYPSCLLRGDNSRGEFYSIAVANGHQQIDSGTKMIHLGKNTSSRIISKGISAGFSNNTYRGQVSAHRKAQNARNFTQCDSLLIGNDCGAHTVPYIEAKNATVQFEHEATTSKISNDQLFYVMQRGISEEEAIALIVNGFVKEVIQKLPMEFAVEAQKLISISLEGSVG; encoded by the coding sequence ATGCTAGCAGCAGTGCAGGAAACAATACGTCAGGTACGTGAAATAGATGTTGATCAATATAAATATGGTTTTGAGACTGATATTGAAACGGATAAAGCTCCAAAAGGTCTAAACGAAGATATTATCCAGTTCATTTCAGCTAAAAAATCTGAACCTGAATGGATGTTGACGTGGCGTTTGCAAGCTTTTCGCCGTTGGTCTGCGATGGAAGAACCTCATTGGGCGCGAGTTAAATACCCCAAAATTAATTTTCAGGAGCTTTATTATTACGCTGCTCCCAAAAATCACACAGGGCCCAAGTCTTTAAATGAAGTCGATCCTGAGTTACTAGCGACTTATGAAAAACTCGGCATTCCCCTTAAAGAACAAGAAATTTTAGCAGGCGTAAGAAAACAAGGGGATCCTTCCACTCTTGACGATAATGTGTATGCATCAGGGCGGGTGGCTGTCGATGCAGTTTTTGATTCTGTTTCTGTTGTGACAACATTTAAGGAAGAGTTGGCGCGTGCTGGCGTCATTTTTTGTTCTATTTCAGAAGCGATTATCAAATATCCCACCCTCATTAAGGAATATTTGGGGGCGGTTGTGCCAGCTGGCGATAACTATTATGCTGCTTTAAACGCAGCTGTTTTTACGGATGGTTCGTTTGTTTATGTTCCTAAAGGGGTCCGTTGTCCTATGGAGCTTTCGACTTATTTCAGGATAAACGAACGCAACACAGGTCAATTTGAGAGGACGCTGATCATTGCTGATGAATCCTCTTATATTTCTTATCTTGAAGGGTGTACGGCGCCTCAACGTGATGAAAATCAGCTGCATGCTGCGGTTGTCGAACTTATTGCTCTAAAAAATGCAGAAATTAAATATTCTACAGTACAAAATTGGTACCCTGGCGATAAAGAAGGGAAGGGAGGCATCTATAATTTTGTGACTAAGCGCGGGGATTGCCGAGGTGATAATGCTAAAATTTCGTGGACACAGATTGAGACTGGTTCTGCAATTACTTGGAAATATCCATCTTGCTTATTGCGGGGTGACAATTCACGTGGAGAATTTTATTCTATTGCCGTTGCAAATGGTCATCAGCAAATTGATTCCGGCACGAAAATGATCCATTTAGGGAAAAATACTTCGAGTCGTATTATTTCTAAGGGTATTTCTGCTGGTTTTTCAAATAATACTTATCGCGGGCAAGTTTCTGCGCATCGAAAAGCGCAAAATGCGCGTAATTTTACTCAATGTGATAGTTTGTTAATTGGAAACGACTGCGGCGCTCATACGGTACCTTATATTGAAGCCAAAAATGCGACTGTTCAATTTGAACATGAAGCAACAACGTCAAAAATTTCGAACGATCAGCTTTTTTACGTTATGCAGCGGGGAATTTCTGAAGAAGAAGCTATTGCCCTAATTGTTAATGGCTTTGTAAAAGAGGTCATCCAAAAACTTCCAATGGAATTTGCTGTTGAAGCACAAAAGCTCATAAGCATCAGCCTTGAAGGTAGCGTAGGCTAA
- a CDS encoding cysteine desulfurase family protein, producing MAVKRRYFDHNATTPLTKMARIALIESLETFGNPSSVHAEGRAAKALLQKARRQIANRLHADPDHIVFTSGASEAAVTLLTPLYKMGAADVQFSHLYIGASEHPSIAEGGRFPKELISIVGVDQDGLIQQDKLKFLLTTHDKTKGLPLVAIQAANGETGVIQQIKEIAAIVRGAGGVLIVDLVQYIRGNSIEINQFGGDFFILSAHKIGGPKGVGAFVACGGLLMPYPLIVAGGQQKGLRGGTEALPLVASFGAAMTDRFTREEVEQLIYLRNKLEKGLQKISNDVEIFGKNAQRLPNTTYFAVRNIKAETMQISFDLAGFSVSAGSACSSGKVKHSKVLEAMGYDIPNGAIRVSTGRCTTSEDIDDFLSVFSQIIANGKK from the coding sequence ATGGCTGTAAAACGTCGGTATTTTGATCATAACGCGACAACACCACTCACAAAAATGGCGCGAATAGCGTTAATAGAGTCTTTAGAGACGTTTGGTAACCCGTCGTCTGTTCACGCAGAAGGGCGTGCCGCTAAAGCTTTATTGCAAAAAGCACGCCGCCAAATTGCTAATAGGCTGCACGCAGATCCAGATCATATTGTATTTACATCCGGCGCAAGTGAAGCAGCGGTAACTTTGCTGACACCTTTATACAAAATGGGGGCAGCTGATGTTCAATTTTCTCACCTTTATATTGGAGCTAGTGAGCATCCATCTATTGCAGAAGGGGGGCGTTTTCCTAAAGAATTAATTAGTATTGTCGGTGTTGACCAGGACGGTTTAATCCAGCAGGATAAATTAAAATTTTTATTGACTACTCACGATAAAACAAAAGGCCTACCTCTTGTCGCCATCCAAGCCGCTAATGGCGAAACTGGTGTTATTCAACAGATAAAAGAAATAGCTGCTATTGTTCGGGGCGCAGGAGGTGTCCTAATTGTTGATTTAGTGCAATACATACGCGGGAATTCTATTGAGATTAATCAGTTCGGTGGTGACTTTTTTATACTATCAGCCCATAAAATTGGTGGTCCTAAAGGAGTTGGTGCTTTTGTCGCATGCGGTGGTCTTCTTATGCCTTATCCCCTTATTGTAGCTGGTGGACAACAAAAGGGACTGCGTGGGGGGACAGAAGCTCTACCTCTCGTTGCTTCTTTTGGAGCAGCGATGACTGATCGTTTCACTCGAGAAGAAGTAGAGCAACTGATTTATTTACGCAACAAATTAGAGAAAGGTTTACAGAAAATCAGCAATGATGTTGAAATTTTTGGCAAAAATGCTCAGCGTTTGCCAAATACTACTTATTTTGCTGTTCGAAATATAAAAGCTGAGACAATGCAAATTAGTTTCGATTTAGCCGGATTTTCTGTGTCAGCGGGTTCTGCTTGTTCTTCAGGAAAAGTGAAACACAGCAAAGTGTTGGAAGCAATGGGGTACGATATCCCAAATGGCGCAATTCGTGTTTCAACAGGGCGTTGCACAACTTCCGAAGACATTGATGATTTTTTATCGGTTTTTTCCCAAATTATAGCTAATGGCAAAAAATAG
- a CDS encoding alpha/beta hydrolase, translated as MPEIIFNGPAGRLEGRYQPSQQKNAPIAIILHPHPQFGGTMNNKIVYDLFYMFQQRGFTTLRFNFRGIGRSQGEFDYGAGELSDAAAALDWVQTQHPDSKNCWVAGYSFGAWIGMQLLMRRPEIESFISVAPQPNIYDFSFLAPCPSSGLIIHGDIDKVTPPKEVGNLVDKLKTQKGITITQETLEGANHFFSGHNKELIERCARYLDSRITGGLAILPRKISALT; from the coding sequence ATGCCAGAAATTATTTTTAACGGTCCTGCAGGTCGTCTCGAAGGACGTTATCAACCTTCACAACAAAAGAACGCGCCAATTGCAATTATTCTGCATCCTCACCCTCAATTTGGTGGAACAATGAATAATAAGATTGTTTATGACTTATTTTACATGTTCCAACAGCGTGGTTTTACAACATTGCGTTTTAATTTTCGTGGCATTGGCCGGAGTCAAGGTGAATTTGACTATGGTGCAGGAGAACTTTCAGATGCAGCAGCCGCTCTTGATTGGGTGCAAACACAACATCCCGATTCCAAAAATTGCTGGGTAGCTGGATATTCGTTCGGTGCTTGGATTGGTATGCAGCTTCTAATGCGCCGGCCAGAAATCGAAAGTTTCATATCTGTTGCTCCTCAACCTAATATTTATGATTTTTCATTTCTTGCGCCTTGTCCCTCCTCAGGTCTTATAATTCACGGCGATATTGATAAAGTTACCCCTCCAAAAGAGGTCGGAAACCTTGTAGATAAATTGAAGACGCAAAAGGGTATTACTATTACGCAAGAAACATTAGAAGGTGCTAATCACTTTTTTAGCGGACATAATAAAGAGCTTATTGAACGATGTGCACGCTATTTAGACAGTCGTATCACGGGCGGATTAGCAATTCTTCCGCGTAAAATATCTGCACTCACTTAG